From the genome of Nocardia sp. NBC_01503, one region includes:
- a CDS encoding HNH endonuclease → MLLSHSEDPEITAGNWIHTGVLLLNASFEALTEIRADRAVVLLLSGAAESVQDRQPHFPIRSKHMELVLPETIRLNRYIYLEHRILVHDDDSRATLGAILRRDNYRCGYCSGWARTVDHIRPRSRGGPNTWANLIAACGSCNTTKADRTPEEAGMPLLWEPKAPNEMQKRQRQIWKDLAAS, encoded by the coding sequence ATGCTGCTCAGTCATTCCGAAGACCCGGAGATAACCGCCGGCAACTGGATACACACCGGTGTGCTGCTGCTCAACGCCTCGTTCGAGGCGCTGACCGAGATCCGCGCCGACCGCGCGGTGGTGCTGCTGCTCAGCGGCGCCGCCGAATCGGTCCAGGACCGGCAGCCGCACTTCCCGATTCGCTCGAAGCATATGGAGCTGGTGCTGCCGGAGACCATCCGGCTCAACCGCTACATCTACCTCGAGCACCGGATCCTGGTGCATGACGATGACAGCCGGGCCACCCTCGGCGCGATCCTGCGCCGCGACAACTACCGCTGCGGCTACTGCAGCGGTTGGGCACGCACCGTCGACCACATCCGCCCGCGCTCCCGGGGCGGCCCGAATACCTGGGCCAACCTGATTGCCGCGTGCGGTTCGTGCAATACCACCAAGGCGGACCGGACTCCCGAAGAGGCCGGAATGCCGCTGCTGTGGGAGCCCAAGGCCCCCAATGAGATGCAGAAGAGACAGCGCCAGATCTGGAAGGACCTGGCGGCGTCGTAG
- a CDS encoding substrate-binding domain-containing protein, whose product MIVLALAVIGWAWFQERAKERDSAAAASCVEGTVTLNVTVDPGIVAPVRAAAESYNNTTPHVRDHCAQVAVNPQSSAAMIAAFTSTNPWDPALGPQPGLWIPDSTRSVELMRVPGLIGGTPAPIAVSPIALAVPDQLRQAMETAQVHWADLAKLQQGSLSDIGLAPWGGLKLAMPAGDSALAVATAVGSGVSGTDPLDENAVRSGQVTSAISLLAAGAPPVKDTATALADLAAATDPVAAPVHAVPANEQQIRAHNGLTVFRPSENGPVDDFPAAAITAAWVDQTQAAVAGLFADFLRAPEQSKLFTDNGFGAAPPNTATVPDKTVLNQVQQVLSHPVLGVSSTVLLDTSSSMGTLDGAMTRLANAVAALQSTMGVMPPEFGLGIWEYSKNLDGATPYKMVTPTAPLTDAQRGAIAQSLGTITPGTSKPDRTYPSVAAAYRNAVSNYASARSNTILLITDGPEDDSPVTGDQLLADIAAAADPAHPVRVDVIVINGPGTQTLQTLTQRTGGTYTKVASSNDLAFGTAVSKDLTTP is encoded by the coding sequence GTGATAGTGCTAGCCCTGGCCGTCATCGGCTGGGCCTGGTTCCAGGAGCGCGCCAAGGAACGCGACAGCGCGGCCGCGGCCTCATGTGTCGAGGGCACCGTCACCCTGAATGTCACCGTCGATCCCGGAATCGTCGCACCGGTGCGAGCCGCGGCCGAAAGCTATAACAACACCACACCGCATGTGCGCGACCACTGCGCACAGGTGGCGGTGAATCCGCAGTCCTCGGCGGCCATGATCGCCGCCTTCACCTCGACCAATCCGTGGGATCCGGCCCTCGGCCCGCAGCCGGGACTGTGGATTCCGGACTCGACGCGCTCGGTGGAGCTCATGCGCGTACCCGGTTTGATCGGCGGCACGCCCGCACCGATCGCGGTGAGTCCGATCGCGCTCGCCGTACCGGACCAACTGCGCCAGGCCATGGAGACCGCGCAGGTGCACTGGGCGGATCTGGCCAAGCTGCAACAGGGTTCGCTGAGCGATATCGGGCTCGCGCCGTGGGGCGGATTGAAACTCGCCATGCCCGCCGGTGATTCCGCGCTGGCTGTGGCGACCGCGGTCGGCTCCGGCGTCTCGGGCACCGATCCGCTGGACGAGAACGCCGTCCGCTCCGGACAGGTCACCTCGGCGATCTCACTGCTCGCCGCGGGCGCACCGCCGGTCAAGGACACCGCGACCGCCCTCGCCGATCTCGCCGCCGCCACCGATCCGGTCGCCGCGCCCGTACACGCGGTCCCGGCCAATGAGCAGCAGATCCGAGCCCACAATGGGCTCACCGTCTTCCGGCCCTCGGAGAACGGCCCGGTCGACGACTTCCCGGCCGCCGCGATCACCGCGGCCTGGGTCGATCAGACGCAGGCCGCGGTCGCCGGACTGTTCGCGGATTTCCTGCGCGCGCCCGAACAATCGAAGTTGTTCACCGACAACGGTTTCGGGGCCGCACCGCCCAATACCGCCACCGTGCCGGACAAGACCGTACTCAACCAGGTGCAGCAGGTACTGTCGCATCCGGTGCTCGGGGTGAGTTCGACTGTGCTGCTGGACACCTCGTCCTCCATGGGCACCCTCGACGGGGCGATGACCCGCCTCGCCAATGCCGTCGCGGCCCTGCAATCCACCATGGGCGTCATGCCGCCGGAGTTCGGATTGGGCATCTGGGAGTACTCGAAGAATCTCGACGGCGCGACACCGTACAAGATGGTGACGCCGACCGCGCCGCTCACCGACGCACAGCGCGGCGCGATCGCCCAGTCACTCGGCACGATCACGCCCGGGACCTCCAAACCCGATCGCACCTACCCGAGCGTGGCGGCCGCGTATCGCAATGCGGTGAGCAATTACGCCTCGGCGCGCAGCAATACGATCCTGCTGATCACCGACGGACCCGAGGACGACTCCCCCGTCACCGGCGATCAACTGCTCGCCGATATCGCCGCCGCGGCCGATCCGGCACATCCGGTGCGGGTCGATGTCATCGTGATCAACGGCCCCGGCACCCAGACCCTGCAAACCCTGACCCAGCGCACCGGAGGGACATATACCAAGGTGGCATCCAGCAATGACCTGGCATTCGGTACTGCGGTATCGAAAGACCTGACCACGCCTTGA
- a CDS encoding WhiB family transcriptional regulator: protein MTNTAVQEQQTLADLLPISDSANYWQHAACKGDPNHEAWFPFPSQDFDYARGICAGCPIRRECGEFATHTGQSGVWGGHEYDRGNRIRD from the coding sequence ATGACGAATACCGCAGTTCAGGAGCAGCAGACGCTGGCGGATCTGCTTCCCATCTCCGACTCCGCCAACTACTGGCAGCACGCGGCCTGCAAGGGCGACCCGAACCATGAGGCCTGGTTCCCGTTCCCCTCGCAGGACTTCGACTACGCGCGCGGAATCTGCGCGGGCTGCCCCATCCGCCGCGAATGCGGTGAGTTCGCCACCCACACCGGCCAGTCCGGCGTGTGGGGCGGCCACGAGTACGACCGCGGCAACCGGATCCGCGACTGA
- a CDS encoding DUF7144 family membrane protein, with product MAHTTDTDHSVRQGVAAGTSIAAAVLLLVIGVLSILQGISAAASDDLLIVGTNDYIYKFNTSAWGWIHIIVGAIVVLTAIGLMTGATWGRVAAIIIAAVSIVENFLWLPYYPAWSLLIIALDVVVIWAVATWKPANAS from the coding sequence ATGGCGCACACTACGGATACCGATCATTCGGTGCGGCAGGGTGTAGCAGCGGGCACATCCATCGCGGCGGCGGTATTGCTGCTGGTCATCGGCGTGCTGTCGATTCTGCAGGGCATCTCCGCGGCTGCCTCGGATGATCTGCTGATCGTCGGCACCAATGACTACATCTACAAGTTCAACACCTCGGCCTGGGGCTGGATCCACATCATCGTCGGAGCCATCGTGGTGCTCACCGCCATCGGCCTGATGACGGGTGCGACCTGGGGCCGAGTGGCGGCGATCATCATCGCCGCGGTCTCGATCGTGGAGAACTTCCTGTGGCTGCCGTACTACCCGGCCTGGTCGCTGCTGATCATCGCGCTCGATGTGGTGGTCATCTGGGCCGTGGCTACGTGGAAGCCCGCGAACGCCAGTTAG
- a CDS encoding LysR family transcriptional regulator yields MEFRHLLSFIAIAEELHFGRAAQRLHLTQPSLSAQLQKLEKSLGVQLVARNSHEVRLTPAGREFELQARQIVAQLDRAARSARATAEGRAGSLNIGYNLPASRHVLPDALVRMTDRHPDIVVSLWEKRTGPQLASLSDGSLDVALVYGHPSTADFRYRRLLHRVPLVAVVGRRHRWADRPGVSFAELQDQECVLFAREQCPSMYDAIFRAAAQSRISLSVAQYADDPGATAHMVSVRPLVGFASLPRAISMGMGAPGSKSVAVKLLDPVPTLDLYAVWRSSETNPAVTAFLDCVESEESDEIDDARPETVAAIR; encoded by the coding sequence ATGGAGTTCCGACATCTACTTTCGTTCATCGCCATCGCCGAGGAGTTGCACTTCGGCCGCGCAGCACAGCGCCTTCACCTCACCCAGCCCAGCCTCAGCGCCCAGCTGCAGAAACTGGAGAAGTCACTGGGAGTACAACTGGTGGCTCGCAACTCACACGAGGTGCGGCTCACCCCGGCCGGACGGGAGTTCGAGCTACAGGCTCGGCAGATCGTGGCACAGCTCGACCGGGCCGCGCGCTCGGCGCGAGCCACCGCCGAGGGGCGGGCGGGCAGTCTCAATATCGGCTACAACCTGCCCGCGAGCAGGCATGTGTTACCGGACGCGCTGGTACGCATGACCGATCGGCATCCCGACATCGTGGTATCGCTCTGGGAGAAGCGGACGGGTCCGCAGTTGGCCTCCCTCTCGGACGGTTCCTTGGATGTGGCCCTGGTCTACGGGCACCCCAGTACCGCGGACTTCCGGTATCGGCGACTGCTGCACCGGGTGCCGCTGGTCGCGGTGGTGGGGCGGCGGCATCGCTGGGCCGATCGGCCCGGTGTGTCCTTCGCCGAACTACAGGATCAGGAGTGCGTGCTCTTCGCCCGGGAGCAGTGTCCCTCCATGTACGACGCCATCTTCCGCGCGGCCGCCCAGTCGCGGATCTCGCTGTCGGTGGCGCAGTACGCCGACGATCCGGGCGCCACCGCGCATATGGTGTCGGTGCGCCCGCTGGTCGGGTTCGCCTCACTGCCCCGGGCGATCTCGATGGGTATGGGCGCGCCGGGAAGTAAATCGGTCGCGGTGAAATTATTGGATCCGGTGCCCACCCTGGATTTGTATGCGGTGTGGCGGTCGTCGGAGACGAATCCGGCGGTGACGGCTTTTCTGGATTGTGTCGAATCGGAGGAGTCGGACGAGATCGATGATGCCCGTCCGGAAACAGTCGCGGCCATTCGATAG
- a CDS encoding AMP-dependent synthetase/ligase, whose translation MNTVSATGDGFDPPETASLYSIVSDAARDHPERDSLGGAQGAPLTCAELDIRVRAVASALLDHGVAHGDRVAILGRTGMAWALLDCAVLALGAVVVPVYPTSSPAQIEHILRDSGSTYFAAETPEDAARLKAAGADTVWGFDEIEVWSDGTAAAALDERIARVRASDLAMIVYTSGTTGLAKGCMITHRNMYVSSANTVRQTGQMFAGTTALALPLSHVFGQTMLFANLAGGARTHLLPGIPELVPALAELRPTFLALIPYALEKIRKFCRSMLDEQAEREAVTAGLRMLGERAVAASDHTVAAALGGRLRYVISGGASLDESTAGFYAGFGVEILNCYGLTEAATAVTVSAPQTNRVGTVGKPIPGTEVGIAPDGEVLVRGPHVSPGYWGAAADNRPVDAEGWLHTGDIGELEDGYLRITGRKKEILVTSGGKNVAPTPLEDRVRLHPLVSNCMVVGEARAFVTALVTLDEEKAAQWRAAHPGVDPATVIQAAVDEANSLVSRAESIREFRIVTGDFTVANGLLTSSLKLKRAAIAAAFSADIDQLYMSRG comes from the coding sequence GTGAACACAGTTTCTGCGACCGGGGACGGGTTCGATCCGCCCGAGACCGCGAGTTTGTACTCGATCGTTTCCGATGCGGCCCGCGACCATCCAGAGCGGGATTCGCTGGGTGGCGCACAGGGCGCGCCGCTGACCTGTGCCGAGCTGGACATCCGCGTGCGCGCGGTGGCCTCGGCACTGCTCGATCATGGTGTCGCGCATGGCGACCGGGTGGCCATTCTGGGCCGCACCGGGATGGCCTGGGCGCTGCTGGACTGCGCCGTGCTCGCCCTCGGAGCGGTCGTGGTGCCGGTGTATCCGACCTCCTCGCCCGCGCAGATCGAGCACATTCTGCGGGACAGCGGGAGTACGTATTTCGCCGCCGAGACACCCGAGGACGCGGCCCGGCTCAAGGCAGCGGGCGCGGATACGGTGTGGGGCTTCGACGAGATCGAGGTGTGGTCCGACGGAACGGCCGCGGCGGCGCTCGATGAGCGCATCGCGCGGGTTCGGGCGAGCGATCTCGCCATGATCGTCTACACCAGCGGTACCACCGGCCTGGCCAAGGGCTGCATGATCACTCACCGCAATATGTATGTGTCCTCGGCGAATACGGTCCGCCAGACCGGGCAGATGTTCGCGGGCACCACCGCGTTGGCGCTGCCGCTGTCGCATGTCTTCGGGCAGACCATGTTGTTCGCCAATCTGGCCGGGGGTGCGCGGACGCATCTGCTGCCGGGCATTCCCGAGCTGGTGCCCGCGTTGGCCGAGCTGCGCCCGACCTTCCTGGCACTGATTCCGTACGCGCTGGAGAAGATTCGCAAGTTCTGCCGGTCGATGCTCGATGAGCAGGCCGAGCGGGAGGCCGTGACGGCCGGGCTGCGGATGCTGGGTGAACGGGCGGTGGCAGCCTCGGACCATACCGTCGCGGCCGCGCTCGGCGGGCGGCTGCGGTATGTGATCTCCGGTGGTGCGTCCCTGGACGAATCGACGGCCGGGTTCTACGCGGGCTTCGGCGTGGAGATCCTGAACTGCTACGGCCTGACCGAGGCCGCGACCGCGGTGACGGTCAGTGCGCCGCAGACCAATCGGGTCGGCACGGTGGGCAAGCCGATTCCAGGTACGGAGGTCGGGATCGCTCCCGATGGTGAAGTGCTGGTCCGCGGTCCGCATGTCTCGCCCGGTTACTGGGGTGCGGCGGCGGACAACCGTCCGGTGGATGCCGAAGGTTGGCTGCACACCGGTGATATCGGTGAGCTCGAGGACGGCTACCTGCGAATCACCGGCCGTAAGAAGGAGATTCTGGTGACCTCGGGCGGTAAGAACGTCGCGCCGACGCCGCTGGAGGATCGCGTCCGGCTGCACCCGCTGGTGAGCAACTGCATGGTGGTCGGGGAGGCGCGGGCCTTCGTGACCGCGCTGGTGACCCTGGATGAGGAGAAGGCGGCACAGTGGCGTGCCGCGCATCCGGGCGTCGATCCGGCCACCGTGATCCAGGCCGCCGTGGACGAGGCGAATTCGCTGGTTTCACGCGCGGAATCCATTCGCGAGTTTCGCATTGTGACAGGCGATTTCACCGTCGCCAATGGATTGTTGACTTCCTCACTGAAATTGAAGCGGGCCGCCATCGCGGCGGCTTTCTCCGCGGATATCGATCAGCTCTACATGTCGCGCGGTTGA